In Pseudomonas sp. Leaf58, one DNA window encodes the following:
- a CDS encoding non-ribosomal peptide synthetase, with amino-acid sequence MNADQTLKLARRFIELSPDKRRLFLKALQGEGMDFSVLPIAPGVAVAERDQLSYAQRRMWFLWQLDPQGAAYNLPMAVRLHGPLDLAALQHAFDALVARHETLRTRFVADGDDVRQQVDAVAAPLQLRQDSLIHLDENACQAAIETLAEAEALAPFDLASGPLLRVRLLQLATQEHVLLLTLHHIVADGWSMNVLIDEFLRLYDAAVAGTEATLEPLPIQYRDYALWQRSWLQAGEQERQLAYWQARLGDDHSPLELPLDRTRQGRPSYRGARHTFPIAADVAERLRGLARKHNVTLFMVLLAAFKLLLQRYSGQAAIRVGVPIANRNRGESQGLIGCFINTQVLHTEIDPLLDIAGLLQRVRETAVGAQSHQDLPFEQLVEALELPRSSDSPLFRVLFNHQAQVADVQALETRSGLSLAPIELAKHSARFDLALDTHERAGQLQAAFTYATDVFDTATVEALGEQWLALVQALAAEAAGAVGELALPGLAPAIAAPVQADPSLMVQQRFAAAASRHPERTAVMAAGEQASFAELDARAEAIANRLAAAGVGPDTPVGVLADRSVGMLASILGVLKAGGAYLPLEPEQPAERLAYMLADSGTRLVLAPGNWQAALPGQVQHLDWAQAGSRSARRIAPLPANLAYVIYTSGTTGQPKGVAISHAALANYVDGITARLPVERIRSMAQVSTPAADLGHTMLFSALCGGHTLHLLLREQVLDAEGFAAYLAEHQVDALKIVPSHLEAMLVAGRAALPAQCLVLGGEAISPGLLGKLRHLAPALKVFNHYGPTETTVGVLVAELNAQPSLGQPLANTHVAVLDRCLQALPAKAKGELYIGGAGLARGYLNRPALTAERFVPDPHGSHGQRLYRSGDWVRQGRELHFAGRMDGQVKIRGYRVELGEIENQLRALDGIANALVRVHGQAPQQQLAAWLVPSQLPVDSQAWLDTIRATLKGLLPEHMLPSQLMLLKHLPVTANGKVDVKALPEPVASQAGYQAPQTPLQVQVAQIWAEVLHVPQVGLSDNFFALGGHSLLATQAVSRVRKQLGVDIPLRTLFDTVDLQAFALAVAEGEQGAGLDIEILDRQQPLPVSRSQNRQWLFWKLNPKSLAYHTPLAVRMQGHLDHTAMQAALDALVARHESLRTVFVEADGLPWQRILPAATVPIGFDDLSGQDHAAQLRRLEAEAFVPFDLEHGPLLRARLFKVHAQEHLLSLTLHHIVSDGWSMSLLVREFAAAYNAAATGQAQAIEPLPVQYADFAAWQRKWLAEGQMQAQIDYWKARLEDDFEVLELPAERIRPQVKSYQGSRFDVRLPQALTERLRALAVASNATLFHVFLAAYAIVLSRYSRKGTLNIGVPVTNRNRLELEGLIGFFINVVVARIAVDPSQPFPQLLAAIKETTLQAQANKDVPFLEVAEALYPDRDQGVNPFFQVLYNHLRDLGEQVSSDALHGLQVREVDLLEPGAQYDISLNTLERADGVTASFNYSTDLFDAARIERMAGHWQALLEAICAQPQRCIAELDLLGRAERQQLTHGWNPVPQANSGLCAHQLLERQAHERPGALALIFDHQQMTYAELDRSSNQLAHRLRALGVGPDRLVGVAVERGLGMALALIAIHKAGGAYVPLDPDYPQDRLAYMVEDSGIGLLLADAPSRERLQLGKQLPCVVLEPGTEWLQAWPGEPLVNLAAPQHLAYVIYTSGSTGMPKGVAIDHHALSMFCQVAADYSRLGPDDRVLQFATVSFDGFIEQFFPPLAQGACVVLRDLRLWDTATLLAEINRHGVTVADLPAAYWRLLALERRTPEAYGRLKQIHVGGEAVPEDGLRAWLADGPPAVRLLNTYGPTEATVVASTYDCSAMTVVQLSQGGVPIGRALPGRTLYALDDGLAPTPVGVPGELFIGGAGCLARGYHQRPSLTAERFIPDPFDPVGGGRLYRTGDLGCYDENGQLAYRGRVDHQVKVRGFRIELGEIEQYLRAHPGVREATVLAIDLPGGKQLCAYAVPAEGQRGDLRLALKQHLKASLPDYMIPSYLVTLPSMPLTPSGKLDRKALPLPEPSQPQQDYQAPQTERQQQLASIWTQLLNVARVGLNDNFFELGGHSLLAAQAVSRINVELGLDVPLRLIFSHPELRAFAQALDEQGLSLSDDGLSDIEHMMNAFSEA; translated from the coding sequence ATGAACGCCGATCAAACGCTCAAGCTCGCCCGCCGCTTCATCGAACTCAGCCCCGACAAGCGCCGCCTGTTCCTCAAGGCGCTGCAGGGCGAGGGCATGGACTTTTCCGTGCTGCCGATCGCGCCCGGCGTGGCGGTGGCCGAGCGCGACCAGCTGTCGTACGCCCAGCGGCGCATGTGGTTCCTCTGGCAGCTCGACCCGCAGGGCGCGGCGTACAACCTGCCGATGGCGGTGCGCCTGCACGGTCCGTTGGACCTGGCCGCCCTGCAGCACGCCTTCGATGCCCTGGTGGCCCGCCACGAAACCCTACGCACCCGCTTCGTCGCCGACGGCGATGATGTGCGCCAGCAGGTAGACGCCGTCGCCGCACCACTGCAACTGCGTCAGGACAGCCTGATCCACCTGGATGAAAACGCCTGTCAGGCCGCCATCGAAACCCTCGCCGAAGCCGAAGCCCTGGCCCCGTTCGACCTGGCCAGCGGCCCGCTGCTGCGCGTGCGCCTGCTGCAATTGGCGACGCAGGAGCACGTGCTGCTGCTAACCCTGCACCACATCGTCGCCGACGGCTGGTCGATGAACGTGCTGATCGACGAGTTCCTGCGCCTGTACGACGCCGCCGTGGCCGGCACCGAAGCCACCTTGGAGCCGCTGCCGATCCAGTACCGCGACTACGCCCTGTGGCAGCGCAGCTGGCTGCAAGCCGGCGAGCAGGAGCGCCAGCTGGCTTACTGGCAGGCACGCCTGGGCGACGACCATTCACCGCTGGAACTGCCACTGGACCGCACCCGTCAGGGCCGGCCCAGCTACCGTGGCGCGCGCCACACGTTCCCCATCGCCGCCGATGTCGCCGAGCGCCTGCGCGGCCTGGCCCGCAAGCACAACGTCACCCTGTTCATGGTCCTGCTGGCTGCCTTCAAGCTGTTGCTGCAGCGCTACAGCGGCCAGGCGGCGATCCGCGTCGGTGTGCCTATCGCCAACCGCAACCGTGGCGAAAGCCAGGGCCTGATTGGCTGCTTCATCAATACTCAGGTGCTGCACACCGAGATCGACCCGCTGCTGGATATCGCCGGCCTGCTGCAGCGCGTGCGGGAAACCGCCGTGGGCGCGCAAAGCCACCAGGACTTGCCGTTCGAACAGCTGGTCGAAGCCCTTGAGCTGCCACGCAGCAGCGACAGCCCGTTGTTCCGCGTGCTGTTCAACCACCAGGCGCAGGTGGCGGATGTGCAAGCCCTCGAGACCCGCTCTGGCTTGAGCCTGGCACCGATCGAGCTGGCTAAGCACAGCGCCCGCTTCGACCTGGCACTGGATACCCACGAGCGCGCCGGGCAATTGCAGGCGGCGTTCACCTACGCCACCGATGTGTTCGACACAGCCACCGTCGAAGCCCTTGGCGAGCAGTGGCTGGCGCTGGTGCAGGCCCTGGCCGCTGAGGCAGCTGGCGCCGTTGGCGAGCTGGCCTTGCCGGGCCTTGCCCCTGCCATTGCCGCGCCGGTGCAGGCGGACCCATCGCTAATGGTGCAGCAACGCTTTGCTGCTGCAGCCAGCCGTCACCCTGAACGCACTGCAGTGATGGCTGCGGGCGAGCAGGCCAGCTTCGCCGAACTCGATGCCCGCGCCGAGGCCATCGCCAACCGCTTGGCCGCAGCCGGCGTGGGGCCGGACACACCGGTCGGCGTGCTGGCCGACCGCAGTGTCGGCATGCTCGCCAGTATCCTCGGTGTGCTCAAAGCCGGTGGCGCCTACCTGCCCCTGGAGCCTGAGCAGCCTGCCGAGCGCTTGGCCTACATGCTGGCCGACAGCGGCACACGCCTGGTCCTGGCCCCCGGCAACTGGCAGGCCGCGCTGCCCGGCCAGGTGCAGCACCTGGATTGGGCGCAAGCCGGCAGTCGCAGCGCCAGGCGCATCGCCCCGCTGCCGGCCAACCTGGCCTACGTGATCTACACCTCCGGCACCACCGGCCAACCCAAGGGCGTGGCGATCAGCCACGCTGCCTTGGCCAACTATGTCGACGGCATCACCGCACGCCTGCCGGTCGAGCGCATCCGCAGCATGGCGCAGGTCTCGACCCCGGCAGCAGACCTTGGCCACACCATGCTGTTCAGCGCCTTGTGCGGCGGCCACACCCTGCACCTGCTGCTGCGTGAGCAGGTGCTGGATGCCGAAGGCTTTGCCGCTTACCTGGCCGAGCACCAGGTGGATGCGTTGAAGATCGTGCCATCTCACCTGGAGGCCATGTTGGTGGCAGGCCGTGCGGCCTTGCCGGCGCAGTGCCTGGTGCTCGGTGGCGAGGCCATCAGCCCGGGCCTGCTGGGCAAGCTCCGCCACCTGGCGCCGGCGCTCAAGGTGTTCAACCACTACGGCCCGACCGAGACCACCGTCGGTGTACTGGTCGCTGAACTGAACGCGCAGCCCAGCCTCGGCCAGCCGCTGGCCAACACCCACGTCGCCGTCCTCGACCGCTGCCTGCAAGCGCTGCCGGCCAAGGCCAAGGGCGAACTGTACATTGGCGGTGCCGGCCTGGCCCGTGGCTACCTGAACCGCCCGGCACTCACCGCCGAACGCTTCGTCCCCGACCCGCACGGCAGCCATGGCCAGCGCCTGTACCGCAGCGGTGACTGGGTGCGCCAAGGCCGCGAGCTGCACTTTGCCGGGCGTATGGATGGCCAGGTGAAAATCCGTGGTTACCGGGTGGAGCTGGGCGAAATCGAAAACCAGCTGCGCGCACTGGACGGCATCGCCAACGCTTTGGTGCGCGTGCATGGCCAGGCGCCGCAGCAGCAACTGGCCGCCTGGTTGGTGCCCAGCCAGCTGCCAGTAGACAGCCAGGCCTGGTTGGACACGATTCGCGCCACCCTCAAAGGCCTGCTGCCCGAGCACATGCTGCCGAGCCAGCTGATGCTGCTGAAGCACTTGCCGGTGACGGCCAATGGCAAGGTCGACGTCAAGGCATTGCCAGAGCCGGTTGCCAGCCAGGCTGGTTATCAGGCGCCGCAGACGCCGCTGCAGGTGCAAGTGGCGCAGATCTGGGCCGAAGTGCTGCACGTGCCGCAGGTCGGCCTGAGCGACAACTTCTTCGCCCTCGGCGGGCATTCGCTGCTGGCCACCCAGGCCGTGTCGCGGGTGCGCAAGCAGTTGGGCGTGGATATCCCGCTGCGCACCCTGTTTGACACCGTCGACCTGCAGGCCTTCGCCCTGGCAGTGGCCGAAGGTGAGCAGGGCGCGGGCCTGGACATCGAAATCCTCGACCGCCAGCAGCCATTGCCGGTGTCCCGTTCGCAAAACCGCCAATGGCTGTTCTGGAAGCTCAACCCCAAAAGCTTGGCCTACCACACGCCGCTGGCCGTGCGCATGCAGGGCCACCTCGACCACACCGCCATGCAGGCCGCGCTGGACGCCTTGGTGGCCCGCCACGAATCGCTACGCACGGTGTTCGTCGAAGCCGATGGCTTGCCCTGGCAGCGCATCCTGCCAGCGGCCACGGTACCGATCGGCTTCGACGACCTTAGCGGCCAAGACCACGCCGCGCAGTTGCGCAGGTTGGAAGCCGAAGCCTTCGTGCCGTTCGACCTGGAGCACGGCCCGCTGCTGCGTGCGCGCCTGTTCAAGGTGCATGCGCAGGAACACCTGTTGTCGCTGACCTTGCACCATATCGTCTCTGACGGCTGGTCGATGAGCCTGCTGGTGCGCGAGTTCGCCGCCGCCTACAACGCCGCTGCCACTGGCCAGGCGCAAGCCATCGAGCCGCTGCCGGTGCAGTACGCCGACTTCGCTGCCTGGCAACGCAAGTGGTTGGCCGAGGGGCAGATGCAGGCGCAGATCGACTACTGGAAGGCCCGCCTGGAAGACGACTTCGAAGTGCTGGAGCTGCCCGCCGAGCGCATTCGCCCGCAGGTCAAGAGCTACCAGGGCAGCCGCTTCGACGTGCGCCTGCCGCAGGCCCTTACCGAGCGCCTGCGCGCACTGGCGGTGGCGTCCAACGCCACGCTGTTCCATGTATTTCTGGCGGCCTATGCCATTGTGCTGTCGCGTTACAGCCGCAAGGGCACGCTGAACATCGGCGTGCCGGTCACCAACCGCAACCGCCTGGAGCTTGAAGGGCTGATCGGCTTCTTCATCAACGTGGTGGTAGCCCGTATCGCTGTCGACCCCAGCCAGCCGTTCCCGCAACTGCTGGCTGCCATCAAGGAGACCACCTTGCAGGCCCAGGCCAATAAGGACGTGCCGTTCCTTGAAGTGGCCGAAGCGCTGTACCCGGACCGCGACCAGGGCGTGAACCCGTTCTTCCAGGTGCTGTACAACCACCTGCGCGACCTGGGCGAGCAGGTGTCCAGCGATGCCCTGCATGGCCTGCAGGTCAGGGAAGTGGACTTGCTGGAGCCGGGCGCGCAGTACGACATCTCGCTCAACACCCTGGAGCGCGCCGATGGCGTGACCGCTTCGTTCAACTATTCCACCGACCTGTTCGACGCAGCGCGGATCGAGCGCATGGCCGGGCACTGGCAGGCGCTGCTGGAAGCCATCTGCGCCCAGCCGCAGCGCTGCATTGCCGAGCTGGACTTGCTCGGCCGCGCCGAACGCCAGCAGTTGACCCACGGCTGGAACCCCGTGCCCCAGGCCAACAGTGGCCTGTGCGCACACCAATTGCTGGAGCGCCAGGCGCATGAACGGCCAGGCGCGCTAGCGTTGATTTTCGACCACCAGCAAATGACCTACGCCGAGTTGGACCGCAGCAGCAACCAGTTGGCGCACCGCCTACGGGCGCTGGGCGTGGGGCCGGATCGCCTGGTTGGTGTGGCTGTCGAGCGCGGCCTGGGCATGGCCTTGGCGCTGATCGCGATTCACAAGGCCGGGGGTGCCTACGTGCCGCTGGACCCCGATTACCCGCAAGACCGCCTGGCCTACATGGTCGAGGACAGCGGCATCGGCCTGCTGCTGGCTGACGCGCCTTCGCGTGAGCGCCTGCAACTGGGCAAGCAACTGCCCTGCGTGGTGCTGGAGCCCGGCACCGAGTGGCTGCAAGCCTGGCCTGGCGAGCCGCTGGTGAACCTGGCGGCGCCGCAGCACCTCGCCTACGTAATCTACACCTCCGGCTCCACCGGCATGCCCAAAGGCGTGGCCATCGATCACCACGCCCTGTCGATGTTCTGCCAGGTGGCCGCCGACTATTCGCGCCTTGGCCCGGACGACCGCGTGCTGCAGTTCGCTACCGTCAGTTTCGACGGCTTCATCGAGCAGTTCTTCCCGCCGCTGGCCCAGGGCGCCTGCGTGGTGCTGCGCGACCTGCGGCTGTGGGACACCGCCACCTTGCTGGCCGAGATCAACCGCCACGGCGTGACCGTGGCCGACCTGCCGGCAGCTTACTGGCGCCTGCTGGCGCTGGAGCGCCGCACGCCCGAGGCCTATGGCCGGCTGAAGCAGATTCACGTCGGCGGTGAGGCGGTGCCGGAAGACGGCCTGCGCGCCTGGCTGGCCGATGGCCCGCCAGCGGTGCGCCTGCTGAACACCTACGGCCCGACCGAAGCCACCGTGGTCGCCAGCACCTATGACTGCTCGGCGATGACCGTGGTGCAGCTCAGCCAGGGCGGCGTACCGATCGGCCGCGCCTTGCCAGGCCGTACCCTGTACGCGCTGGACGATGGCCTGGCGCCTACCCCGGTGGGCGTGCCCGGCGAGCTGTTCATTGGCGGCGCGGGGTGCCTGGCGCGTGGTTACCACCAGCGGCCGTCGCTCACTGCCGAGCGCTTCATCCCCGATCCATTCGACCCGGTTGGCGGTGGCCGCCTGTACCGCACCGGCGACCTTGGCTGTTACGACGAAAACGGCCAGCTGGCCTATCGCGGCCGGGTCGACCACCAGGTGAAAGTGCGCGGTTTTCGCATCGAATTGGGCGAGATCGAGCAGTACCTGCGGGCCCACCCGGGCGTGCGTGAAGCCACCGTGCTGGCCATCGACCTGCCCGGTGGCAAGCAGCTGTGCGCCTACGCGGTACCGGCGGAGGGCCAGCGTGGCGACCTGCGCCTGGCCTTGAAGCAGCACCTCAAGGCCAGCCTGCCGGACTACATGATCCCGTCTTATCTGGTGACCCTGCCGAGCATGCCGTTAACCCCCAGCGGCAAGCTCGATCGCAAGGCCCTGCCGCTGCCCGAGCCGAGCCAGCCGCAACAGGACTACCAGGCGCCACAGACCGAGCGGCAACAGCAGCTGGCGAGCATCTGGACACAGTTGCTCAACGTTGCCCGGGTCGGCCTGAACGACAACTTCTTCGAGCTGGGCGGCCACTCCCTGCTGGCTGCCCAGGCGGTGTCGCGCATTAACGTAGAGCTGGGGCTGGACGTGCCGCTGCGGCTGATCTTCAGCCACCCCGAATTGCGCGCGTTCGCCCAGGCGCTGGACGAGCAGGGGCTGTCGCTGAGCGATGACGGCTTGAGCGATATCGAACACATGATGAACGCATTCTCAGAGGCCTGA
- a CDS encoding TauD/TfdA family dioxygenase, with the protein MSELLRFAIEPLDAARGNLPLLVRAPAPGIDLLQAFAELQPLVERHLLQAGGILFRGFEVGGAEAFRQFAGAFGHPLLNYEFGSTPRSNVTQGVYTSTEYPAHQSIPLHNEQAYTLEWPMKIWFYSVIPAQTGGETPIADSREVYRRMPVRIRQRLEEKGLMYVRNYGNGLDVEWSQVFNTEDPRQVEAYCRAHAIECLWKDDGELRTRQRCQVVARHPVTGDDVWFNQAHLFHVSNLQAEVRESLMDIVEEEDLPRNVYYGDGSIIEDSLLDEVRGVLDECTISFPWLANDVLMLDNMLAAHARSPFTGRRKVVVAMAQGYSEVLR; encoded by the coding sequence ATGAGTGAACTGCTGCGCTTTGCGATCGAACCGCTGGATGCCGCGCGCGGCAACCTGCCGCTGCTGGTGCGTGCGCCAGCGCCGGGTATCGACTTGTTGCAAGCCTTTGCTGAGTTGCAGCCGCTGGTGGAGCGGCACCTGCTGCAGGCTGGCGGCATTCTGTTCCGCGGCTTCGAGGTAGGTGGTGCCGAGGCTTTCCGCCAGTTCGCCGGTGCTTTCGGCCACCCGCTGCTCAACTACGAGTTCGGCTCTACCCCGCGCAGCAACGTGACCCAGGGCGTGTACACCTCCACCGAGTACCCGGCGCACCAGAGCATCCCCCTGCACAACGAGCAGGCCTACACCTTGGAATGGCCAATGAAGATCTGGTTTTACAGCGTGATCCCCGCCCAGACCGGTGGCGAAACGCCGATTGCCGACAGCCGCGAGGTGTACCGGCGCATGCCGGTGCGCATTCGCCAGCGGCTGGAGGAGAAGGGCCTGATGTATGTGCGCAACTACGGCAACGGTTTGGATGTGGAGTGGTCGCAGGTGTTCAACACTGAAGACCCACGCCAGGTCGAAGCCTATTGCCGGGCGCATGCCATCGAGTGCCTCTGGAAGGATGACGGTGAACTGCGCACCCGCCAGCGCTGCCAGGTAGTGGCCCGGCACCCGGTGACCGGGGATGACGTGTGGTTCAACCAGGCGCACCTGTTCCATGTGTCGAACCTGCAGGCAGAGGTGCGCGAGTCGTTGATGGACATTGTCGAGGAAGAGGATCTGCCGCGTAACGTGTATTACGGCGATGGTTCGATCATTGAGGACTCGCTGCTCGATGAAGTGCGCGGGGTGCTGGATGAATGCACCATCAGCTTCCCCTGGCTGGCGAACGATGTGTTGATGCTCGACAACATGCTGGCGGCGCATGCGCGGTCGCCGTTTACCGGCAGGCGCAAGGTGGTGGTGGCGATGGCGCAGGGGTATTCCGAGGTGTTGCGCTGA
- the azu gene encoding azurin, with protein sequence MTRQLLLLALLAAAPAAWSAQPCAVEIHGTDQMAFDKAAISVPTACTAFTVTLTHPGDMPKNVMGHNWVLSTQADMQGVLDDGQKAGEAQGYVKPGDARVIAHTRLIGGGEQASVTLDTRALKGGTAYSFYCSFPFHSTLMKGTLTLGS encoded by the coding sequence ATGACTCGCCAGCTCCTGCTCCTCGCCCTGCTCGCCGCGGCCCCTGCCGCCTGGTCGGCGCAGCCATGCGCCGTGGAAATCCATGGCACCGACCAGATGGCTTTCGACAAGGCTGCCATCAGCGTGCCCACGGCCTGCACCGCGTTCACCGTCACCCTCACCCACCCTGGCGACATGCCGAAGAACGTGATGGGCCACAACTGGGTGCTGAGCACCCAGGCCGACATGCAGGGCGTGCTCGACGACGGCCAGAAAGCCGGTGAGGCGCAGGGCTACGTGAAGCCCGGCGACGCCCGCGTCATCGCCCACACGCGCCTGATCGGCGGCGGCGAACAGGCCAGCGTCACCCTTGACACTCGAGCGCTGAAAGGCGGTACCGCCTACAGCTTCTACTGCTCGTTCCCGTTCCACAGCACCTTGATGAAGGGCACCCTGACCCTCGGCAGCTGA
- a CDS encoding cyclic peptide export ABC transporter produces MKTSSPGAIRELLGLLKPYRPAVIGSVLLGMVGGLAVTALLATVNQGLHAAGGMSHGVILAFAGLCVLALVSSVAADSGTNYVGQKVIARLRKDLGAKVLSAPIEQIERYRSHRLIPVLTRDVDTISDFAFAFAPLAISLTTVTGCMAYLAWLSWPIFLITLAAIGIGSGVQYIARQKGVAGFNAARDAEDNLQKHYSAIAEGAKELRIDRRRRHTMLTRNIQGTADFIANTHIRAINIFVAAKSLGSMLFFVVIGLTLALQSLWPSNDPAVISGFVLVLLYMKGPLETLIGNLPILGRAQIAFRRIADLSERFASPEPHLLLAPPVTRTAPATAHLELHNVEYAYPPVDGNEPFRVGPVNLSIAPGEILFIVGENGCGKTSLIKLLLGLYTPQRGEVRLNGTAVGPEALDDYRQLFTTVFADYYLFEDLPDHEHSLPSDATRYLERLEIAHKVSVRDGAFTTTDLSTGQRKRLALVNAWLDGRPVLVFDEWAADQDPTFRRVFYTELLPDLKRMGKTIIVISHDDRYFDTADKVVHLSRGKVVEAVEPA; encoded by the coding sequence ATGAAAACCTCCTCCCCTGGGGCCATCCGCGAATTGCTGGGCCTGCTCAAACCCTACCGCCCGGCGGTCATCGGCTCGGTACTGCTGGGCATGGTCGGCGGCCTGGCCGTGACCGCCTTGCTAGCCACCGTCAACCAAGGCCTGCACGCGGCAGGCGGCATGAGCCACGGCGTGATCCTGGCCTTCGCCGGCCTGTGCGTGCTGGCCCTGGTCAGTAGCGTGGCTGCCGACAGCGGTACCAACTACGTCGGCCAGAAAGTCATCGCAAGGCTGCGCAAGGACTTGGGCGCCAAGGTGTTGTCGGCGCCCATCGAACAGATCGAGCGCTACCGCAGCCACCGCCTGATCCCGGTGCTGACCCGCGATGTCGACACCATTAGCGACTTCGCCTTCGCCTTTGCCCCGCTGGCCATCTCGCTGACCACGGTGACCGGCTGCATGGCCTACCTGGCCTGGCTGTCGTGGCCGATCTTCCTCATCACCCTGGCAGCCATTGGCATCGGTAGCGGCGTGCAGTACATCGCCCGGCAGAAGGGCGTGGCCGGTTTCAACGCCGCGCGCGACGCCGAAGACAACCTGCAAAAGCACTACTCGGCCATCGCCGAAGGGGCCAAGGAACTGCGCATCGACCGCCGCCGCCGCCACACCATGCTGACGCGTAACATTCAGGGCACCGCCGACTTCATTGCCAACACGCATATCCGCGCCATCAATATCTTCGTCGCGGCCAAAAGCCTAGGGTCGATGCTGTTCTTCGTGGTCATCGGCCTGACTCTGGCCTTGCAGTCGCTGTGGCCGAGCAACGACCCGGCGGTGATAAGCGGCTTCGTGTTGGTGCTGCTGTACATGAAGGGCCCGCTGGAAACCCTGATCGGCAACCTGCCGATTCTCGGCCGCGCGCAGATTGCGTTCCGCCGCATTGCCGACCTGTCCGAGCGCTTCGCCTCACCCGAGCCGCACCTGCTGCTGGCACCGCCGGTCACGCGTACCGCCCCGGCTACTGCGCACCTGGAGCTGCACAACGTCGAATACGCCTACCCGCCGGTGGACGGCAACGAGCCGTTCCGCGTGGGGCCGGTGAACCTGAGCATCGCGCCGGGCGAGATCCTGTTCATCGTCGGCGAAAACGGCTGCGGCAAGACCTCGCTGATCAAGCTGCTGCTGGGCCTGTACACCCCGCAGCGCGGCGAAGTGCGCCTGAACGGCACGGCCGTCGGCCCAGAGGCGTTGGATGACTACCGCCAGCTGTTCACCACGGTGTTCGCCGACTATTACCTGTTCGAAGACCTGCCCGACCACGAACACAGCCTGCCCAGTGATGCCACGCGCTACCTGGAACGGCTGGAGATTGCGCACAAGGTGAGCGTGCGCGACGGCGCCTTCACCACCACCGACCTGTCCACCGGGCAACGCAAGCGCCTGGCGCTGGTCAATGCCTGGCTGGACGGGCGGCCGGTGCTGGTGTTCGACGAATGGGCGGCGGACCAAGACCCGACCTTCCGCAGGGTGTTCTACACCGAACTGCTGCCGGACCTGAAGCGCATGGGCAAGACCATCATCGTGATTTCGCATGACGACCGGTATTTCGATACGGCGGACAAGGTGGTGCACCTTAGCCGTGGGAAGGTGGTCGAGGCGGTGGAGCCAGCCTGA
- a CDS encoding aspartyl/asparaginyl beta-hydroxylase domain-containing protein, producing MTFSFAAKAGVLLVFFGSVLFVHLRGKARLPVLRQFVNHSALFAPYNALMYLFSGVPSKPYLDRQRFPELDVLKDNWQEIREEAMRLFDEGYIRAAEKDNDAGFGSFFKKGWKRFYLKWYDKPLPSAETLCPRTVELVSSIPNVKGAMFALLPGGSHLNPHRDPFAGSLRYHLGLSTPNSDACRIYVDGEEYAWRDGEDVMFDETYVHWVKNETDVTRVILFCDIERPLSSPLMARVNRNVSAFLGRATAPQNTDDERVGGINQAYAWSKRFSNKVSGQVKQFKRANPKAYRVLRPVLAAAVVYLLYHWLF from the coding sequence ATGACCTTTTCCTTTGCAGCCAAGGCGGGTGTCTTGCTGGTGTTTTTCGGCAGCGTGCTGTTCGTGCACCTGCGCGGCAAGGCCCGCCTGCCGGTGTTGCGCCAGTTCGTCAACCATTCGGCGTTGTTCGCCCCCTACAATGCCTTGATGTATTTGTTTTCCGGCGTGCCGTCCAAACCCTACCTGGACCGCCAGCGCTTCCCCGAGCTGGATGTGTTGAAAGACAATTGGCAGGAAATCCGCGAAGAGGCCATGCGCTTGTTCGATGAGGGCTACATTCGTGCCGCCGAGAAAGACAACGACGCCGGCTTTGGGTCGTTCTTCAAAAAAGGCTGGAAGCGCTTTTACCTGAAGTGGTACGACAAACCGCTGCCGTCGGCCGAAACCCTGTGCCCGCGCACGGTCGAGCTGGTTAGCAGCATCCCCAACGTCAAGGGCGCGATGTTTGCCCTGCTGCCGGGTGGCAGCCACCTCAACCCGCACCGCGACCCTTTCGCTGGCTCGCTGCGCTATCACCTGGGGCTGTCCACCCCCAACTCCGATGCTTGCCGCATCTACGTCGATGGCGAGGAATACGCTTGGCGTGATGGCGAGGATGTGATGTTCGACGAAACCTACGTGCACTGGGTCAAGAATGAAACCGACGTCACCCGGGTGATCCTGTTCTGTGACATCGAGCGCCCGCTGAGTAGCCCGCTGATGGCCCGCGTCAACCGCAACGTCAGTGCCTTCCTCGGCCGCGCCACTGCCCCGCAGAACACCGACGACGAGCGCGTGGGTGGGATCAACCAGGCCTATGCCTGGAGCAAGCGCTTCAGCAACAAGGTCAGTGGCCAGGTGAAGCAGTTCAAGCGTGCCAACCCCAAGGCCTACCGTGTGCTGCGACCGGTGCTGGCGGCGGCGGTGGTGTATTTGTTGTATCACTGGTTGTTCTGA